Part of the Paludisphaera borealis genome, GCTCGAAACCATCGGATCGGCCCGACCATGATCACCTCTCCCCATCCAGAAGCGCCGAGCCTGTCGCGGCGCGAGTCGGGACGACGGTCCCTCGTCTGTATGTTAAGCCCGATGTCCGACGTAGTTACGAATCCAATCGTAGCACGGCCCGGCGGGGCGTGCCAAGATCTGATGAAGGCCGAGGCTGGGGCGAGGCCCAGACCCGCGGCCCGTTCCGATTCGGCTCAGGCCAGGCGGCGATCGACCTCCGGCAGCAGGCGGGCGAAGTCGAGGTTGCCCGGGCACGCGGCGCGGGCTGCTTCGAGATCGGCGCCCGACCAGTCGCGGGCCTCGCCTGAGAGCTTGGCGTACTCGTCACGCGCGATCGCGCGGTCGCCGTGTTGTTGATAATAGGTCAAGAACCGGGTGAGGTCTCCGAGCGCGGCCGGTGTCCCGGCGGCGCGAGAGCAGCGGCCGTCGCAATCGGCGCAGAGCGTCGGCCCGGCCGCGAGCATCGCGTCGCGAAGCTGTTCGATCTGGGCTTCCTTGAGCGGCTCGAACCGCCGGGCGGCGTCGGCGTTCTCGCGCAACTGATCGGTGTTGCGCATCGACACGCACGCGGAGGTGATCCGCTCGTCGGTCCAGATCGCGTGCAACAGCCCCTGGTACGGAGTCAGCTTGCGCTCCTTGAGCACCGGCACGCGCTTGACCACGTCGTCGAGGATGTTGCCGGCGGACTTGTCGCCGAGATGGTTGCCGGCGACCTGCTTCATCGAGATCAGACCGACGCCCTTCTTCCAGCAGGCGTCGATGGCCTTGTTGAGCGGCGAATCCTTGTCGATCCAGGGGCGGTACTGAAGCATGATCGCGTCGACGATCCCGGCCTCGGCCGCCGCCTGCATCATCGCCGCGCGGTCCTGGTGGTGGCTCGAAAAGCCGATGAACTTGATCTTGCCCGACTTCTTGAGTTTGTCGGCGACCTCGCCGAACTCCTTGCTCTTCACAAACCTAACAGCCTCGTCGGTCGAGTGCTTGTCGCCGAGGCCGTGGACGAAGAACAGGTCGATGTAGTCGGTTTTGAGCGTCGCCAGCCGCTCGTCGACCTGCTTGAGCATCTCGCCCGGCTCGCGGGGCGTGTCCTTGGTGACGATGAAGATCTGCTTTCGGACCTCGGGCGACTGTTCGAGCCACTTGCCGAACGTCCCTTCAGTGCCGTAGGCCTTCGCCGAATCGAACGTGCGAATGCCGTTGGCGAACGCGAGCCGCAAGATCCGCTCGTAGGTCGGGCCCCGGATTCCGCCCTGTTCGAGCATCGTCAGCTCGACGCCCGTCTTGCCCAATTTGCGCCTCGGCAGCGCCTCGGGCTTCGCGGGAGCGTCCTGGGCCAAAGCCCCGGAGACCAGCCCCGCCGCCGGCGCGACGGCCGCGGCTTTAAGGAAGGCGCGACGGTCCGGGTCGGGTCCGATCGATTCGTGCGATGAAGCCATGTCTCGCTTCTCCATTGTTCGCGGTCGTGATCCGGCGCTGGAACTCAGGCCATGCTCTCGCCCCCCCCGCGCCGGCGGGACGAATTCCGTCGGCGACGGCCGCCGCCTACAGTATCGAGCGACATCCGCCGCTTATCCATCTCAAAAATCCGGGATTCGACGCAACCCAGCCGCCGCGAGGAGGTTCGAGGATTTCCGATAATATTTGCAAGGAACGCTTTCCGGCGGGCGAGTATCAGAGACACGAGCGATTCTTGGGGGTGTTGTGGATGACGACCGGCAAGCAGTTCGGTGCGACGAGTTCGATGGAGCGGCTCCTCAGTACGGGAACGGTCGTGGGACTTACCGACGGAGAGTTGCTCGATCGATACACCAATCGTCGCGGAGAAGAGGCAGAAACGGCCTTTGCGGCCATGGTGGATCGACACGGGCCGATGGTCCTGGGCGTCTGCCGCGGCCTGCTCCGAAACCCGCACGACGCGGACGACGCCTTCCAGGCCGCCTTCTTGGTCCTCGCCCGCAAGGCCGGCTCGTTGCGAAGCCCCGATCTCGTCGGTCCCTGGCTCTACGGCGTCGCCCACCGCGCGGCGCGTCAAATCATGACCCGGAATCAGCGACGTAAGAAGCACGAGGAATCGGCGGCGGCCGACGCCGGGCGCACCGTCGCCGCGGGGGGGCGCGAAGCCGAGACGGCCGCCCCCGAGGACGTCGAGGCGCTCCACGACGAGATTGGCCGGTTGCCCGAGAAGTACCGGACGGCGGTCGTGCTCTGCGACCTGCAGGGATTGACGCATGAAGAAGCCGCCCGCCGTCTGGGTCGTCCGGTGGGCACGATCAGCGCCCGAGTGTCGCGAGCCCGGGCGCGTCTAAAAGGCCGATTGAGCCGCCGAGGGGTCCCGCTCTCGGTCTTCATCCCAGCCGCGACCCGCGTCGCCGTACCGGCCCCACTGGCCCGTTCAACCATCCTGATTGCGACGGCCGGGACCGTCCCGCCGTCGATCGCCGCGGTTTCTCAAGGAGTCGTCACGTCCATGTTGCTGACCAAACTGAAAACGGCGACGTTGATCTTATTCTCCACGGCGATAGCGGCCGGCGGTGCGACGCTGGCCGCGCGGCGAGGCGAGCCTGCGCCCCCCATCGCCAACCAACGGGAAGCCCCGGACGACGCCCCCGCGCCGGCTGAACCGCCAGAGGTGCCTCGCGAGACGGAACTCATCACGCGGAGCGCGACGAACCTGAGGAAGATCGCCCAGGGAATCCACGCGTACGTTGATGCCGAGAAGAGATTCCCCCCTCCGGCCGTACTCGGAGCCGACGGCTCGCCTTTGCTGAGCTGGCGAGTGGCGATCCTGCCGTACATCGGGGAGAAAGCACTCCACGCTCAATTCCGCCTCGATGAACCTTGGGACGGCCCCCACAACAAGGCGCTCCTGGAGAAACTGCCGAAGGTCTACGCCCCCGTCGCCTCCTCGTCCTCGAAGGCAGGAGCGACTTACTATCAAGCGTTCCATGGCAAAGGTGCGTTCTTCGAGAACCCGAAGGGCCTCCCCCTGGGCCCTGACCAAAACCCATATGACGCGATCTCCGACGGGACGGTCAACACGCTGATGGTGGTCGAGGCCGGGACCACGGTCCCCTGGACGAAGCCCGAGGACCTGAAATACACGCCGGGCGAGCCCGCGCCCAAGCTCGGAGGCCAGTTCAAGGACGGCTTTACGGCGGTCACGGCCGACGGGGCGACACGATTCGTCAAGAGGTCGATCGACCCGAAGATCCTGGACGCCATGATCACGCGCAACGGCGGGGAGATCATCGACTCCGCCGAAATGGGCGAAGGGATTACACCGTGAGCAGCTATCAATTGGCTTAGTAGTCGCGACGATCATCCGCGTCACCATCGGAGTTTGTTCGATGCGTTCCTTCGCAGCCGCATCCGTCTTCTTTCTCCTGGCGACGGCCCTTTCGCTGGCCGTCGCCTCGCGCCCGCCCGCGCCGTTGGTAGACCCGTCCCGAGGGGCTGCGGTACCACTCCCGGCGCGAGATCCGACGGCCGTTCCCGAGACCGTCGCGGTCGTCGGGCGGGTGGTCGGTCCGCACGGCAAGCCGGTCAAGAGGGCGATGCTGTACATGGAAGGCCCGAGTCCGAAAGGTGGGCCGACTCCAAGCCTCTCGACCACGGACGCCGACGGTCGATTTCACTTCGAGATCCCGCGCATCGTCTTGTCCGAACCCCGTTCGACCGACCGAGCCGAATCGGGGCCGGTCGTCGCGGCCTTCGCCGAGGGTTACGGACCCGCCTGGACCGACGACCTGAAGATCGGCGATCCCCAAGGCGTCACCCTCCAATTAACGGCGGACGACGTCCCGGTGACGGGCCGGTTCGTCGATCTCGAAGGACTCCCCGCAGCCGCCGTCACGATCCGGGCGATCCAGATCGACGAAGCGCCCGAGGGGGGGCTGCCAGCCTGGATCGCGGCGAACGGGGCGGCCGGCGATGCATCCCGAGCGTTCGGATTTGACAGCCTGACGAAGCCCCTTCAAGCGAATCTCTCCCGCAAGATTCCGATGGCGACGACTGCCCCCGATGGTCGCTTTCGCCTGGCCGGCCTCGGCCGCGAGAGGATCGTTTCGTTGCTCGTCGAGGGACGAGGAGTCGAGACGCAAGTCGTCCACGTCATGACCCGGATGGGTCCCGCGGCTTCAATCCCCAACTGGAACTGGCGTGCGGGGAGGATCGGCCCGCGCGCCGTCGTGCTCCACCCCGCGGAGTTCGAGACGGCGCTCGCCTCCTCGCGGCCGGTCGAGGGCGTCGTAACCGAGCGAGCCTCCGGGCGGCCACTGCCGGGGGCCGTCGTCCGGGCCGATGTGAACTCCCTTGACGCCTATCCGACGGATTTCCATCTTCGGTTCGATTGGCGGGGGACGTACGTTCGCTCGACGACGGATGCACAGGGTCGATACCGGCTCACGGGCTTGCCGAGTCGCAAAACCGTCGCCGTCCGGGTCGACCCGGTCGACGACCGTCCGCTTCATCCGATCACGCGCAGGTTCAGCAACACGCCGGACGCGGAGCCGACGCGACTCGATTTCGCGCTTCCTCCGGCCGTGCTGGTCCGAGGTCGGGTCGTCGATCGATCGACGGGCGGGCCGGTCGCGGCGAGGATCGAGTATCTGCCGACGTTCGAGAACCCGAACATCCGCACGGTCCCTGATCGAGCCGAGGCGGAGGCCCGATCGACGGACGCCGATGGGCGTTTCGCCGTCACCGTGTTGGCCGGCCCCGGCGTGTTGACCGTCACGGCCCTCGGCGATCGATTCCTCGTCGCCGACCTCGTCGAGAGGTCCGATGCGCGAACCGCTTTCCCCATGGTCTACGGGTCGGCCTCTCCGAGCCGCTGCCACGGAATCGCGGTGATCCATGCGTCGGCCGACGTCGTCGAGATCGTCCGCGATTTCGAGTTGACGCCGAGCCCGGACGCGATCGTGAAGGTCCTCGATCCGGAGGGGAGGCCCCTCGCCGGCGCCCGGGCGGGAGGCATACCGCCGGCGGACGTCGCCCGCGAGGGTTGGTGGCAGTCGCGAGCACAGGCCGTCTTCTCGGTGACGGGCCTGAACATGAATCGCATCCGGGTCGTCTGGTTCCGGTACGAGGCCCGTCGCCTGATCGGCACGCTCGCGGTCCGCGACTCCGAACCCGGCCCACTGGTCGTCCGACTTCAGCCCTGGAGCGCCGTCTCGGGCCGGCTCGTCGACGCCGAGGGACGGTCTCGCCCGCGAGTCGCGATGACCTGCCGACGATCGTCCGAGTATCCCGTTTCTTGGGCCTTGGGACCCATCGGCGCGACGACCGACGGCTCGGGACGGCTCTCGTTTGAGGGCCTGGCGCCGGGGCACGAGTACGTCCTCCAGGAAGCCGCTGCGAAGCTTCCGAACCCCCGTCTGGGCGGCCCCCTCACGTTGAAGCCTGGCGAGGTCCGGTCGCTCGGCGACGTCTCGAAGTAATCGCTTAGGCGATCTCGCCGCAATTTCGACGGCGGCGGAACCACCCGCTTGACAAGATCGTTTACTTGGGTAGATTTACCTCTATGGACGACATGGAATCGGGAGGAAACGCCGATGGGTGGGATTCAGTTGGGCCGGATGCAATTCCGGATCATGCAGGTGCTCTGGGATCAGGGCCGCGCCAGCGCCCGGGAGATCACCGACGCCTTGAATGGGTCGGAGGCGGTCGCGCACAGCACGGTGCAGACGCTGTTGCGGCAGCTTGAGGCGAAGGGGGCGGTGGGCCACGAGGAGTCGGGCCGGACGTTTGTCTTCTTCGCGATGCTGAAGGAGGACAAGGTCAAGCGGACGGCCGCGCGCGACTTGCTGGAGCGGGTCTTCGGCGGCAACGTCGGCAGCCTCGTCGCGCACCTCTTGAAGAACGAAGGGCTGTCGAGGACGGAGCTTGACGAGCTTCAGCAGCTCATCGACCAGAAGCGCAAAGATTGAAAACCCGGGGGCCGAGCGAGCGAAGCGCAGCAATGCAAAGGGGGGGTGGGCATGGGGTATGATCTCGCGATAGTGACGACGCCGGTGGCGGTGTTCGGCCTGAACTGGCTGGTGCAATCGTCGGTCTTGCTCGCGTTGGGCCTGGCGGCCGGTCGATTGGCTCGGGGCAGGGGACCGGCGCTTCAGTCGGCCGTGTATCGAACGACGCTCGCGGCCGTCCTGGTTTGCCCGATCGCCTCGGCGCTCCTCGGCGCGGCGGGTTTCGACGGCTTCTCGCTGCGGCTGCCCGCGCCGGAGAAACCGCCCCCGGCCCCGGTGATCTCACAGCCGATCGTGGAACGCGTCGAGGAGCCTCCGAGCCCCGACATCGCGTTCATCCCGCCAAGCTTGGTCGAAAGTCCCTCGCCGACCGCCGACGAGACCGAGATCGACCGCGTCACAGCCCCAGCCGAGACGGAAGCGTCCGAGGCCGTCGCGACGCCGGAGGTTCGTTGGAGCTGGTTCACCCTCGCGAACGTCGCGGTGATCGGCCTGGCGGCGTGGGGCCTGGGTTCGCTGTTCCTCTCCCTGCGGCTTGTCGTCCAGCAGCGCCGGATGCGACGGTTGCGGGCTTGCGCCGCGCCGGCCGACGCCGACGCCGAGGCGCTTTGCCGCGCCGTCGCAGCGCGGATGGACGTCGCCGCGCCGACCGTCTGGCGCAGCCCGTTCCTCTTCAGCCCCTGTCTCGACGGCCTGCGTCGGCCGGCGATCTTGCTGCCCGACGACGTCGACGAGAACTTGCACGAAACGTTTGTTCATGAACTGGCCCATCTGGCGCGACGAGACGGTCTGTGGAACCTTCTGCGACGCCTGGCCGCCGCCGTCCTCTGGTTCCAGCCGCTGCTCTGGGTTCTCTCGCGACGGCTCGAAGCGACGGCCGAAGATGTCTGCGACGACTACGTCGTCCACTTCGGCGCCGACCGCGCCCGCTACGCCGGCCTCCTGCTCGGCTTCGCCGGCCGCGCCTTGCCCCCTCGTTCCCCGTCGGCCGTCGGCATGATCTCACTCCGCTCGATGCTCGCGCGGCGGGTCGTGCGCATCCTCGACACATCGCGGGCGCTCTCGACCCGCGCCGGCAAGAAGGCGATCCTGGCCACGCTGATTCTCGGTCTCGCCTCGACGACGTTCGCGGGCCTCCTCGGCGTCGGCGGCCAACCGCCCCCCCCGGAAGCAGCCGAACCTGCCGAGGCCGCCCCCCTGGAGGAGGAAAAATCCCTCGCCGTCGATGTGCCGATCACCGGGCGGATCGTCGACCTCGAAGGCCGGCCGGTCGCGGGCGTCGTCGTGAAGATCGGGGGGGTGAAGATCCCGAAGGGGGACGACCTGTCGGCCTGGATCGAGGGCGTCAAGAAGGGAGAGCCTCCGTGGGTCGTGGCTCGGTTGATCGACTGGGATCGCAAGACGCCCGATGTCGAAGGCCGCGAGGCGAAGACCGACGCCGACGGCCGGTTCCGGTTCGACGGGCTGGGGATGGAGCGCGTTGTGGGGCTGTCGCTGCGAGGCGAGACAATCGCGTACACGACGCTCGACGTCGTTTCGAGGAAGACGGGGCCGATCCCGGCCAAGGGCTTCGCGAATCACAACGGAGCCAGATCCGAGACGATCTACGGGGCCGATTTCATCTACACCGCCGCCCCCGGCCGGGCCATCGAGGGGGTCGTCAAGGACGCGAAGACCGGGAAGCCGCTCGCCGGCGCGGGCGTCTGGAGCGACCGCTTCGCCGGCTCCGACTTCGTGGGCATTCACTCGCTGAAGACCACGACCGACGCCCACGGCCGGTTCCGCCTGAATGGGTTCCCGAGGGGCAAGGGCAATGCGCTCCACGTCGTGCCGAACGACGATCAGCCCTATTTCATGCGGGAGTTCGACCTCCCCGAACCGGAGGGGACGGATCCGATCCAGGTCGACGTCCCCGTGCATAAGGGGATCTGGATCGAAGGCGCGATCACCGACCGCGAGACCGGCAAACCGGTGCCCGACGCCTGGCTGCACTACCTGCCGTTCCTCTCGAACACCTTCGCCCAAGCGGCGCCGGAGTTCGGCATGGGCGGCGGTGCGCACGGGGCCGCCCATCAGGACCGCTACACGTCGAAGGCGGACGGCTCGTTCCGGCTCGTCGGCCTGCCGGGCCGGGCGATCGTCGGGGCAATCGAGTATCAAGACAAGCTGGTGAAGCTCTACATGCAAGGGGCGGGGTCGGAGTCGATCGCCGGGATGAATAAGAACGGCCACTTCGAGACATACAGCAATCCGGTCATTGCGGGGAAGCTCTGGCCGACGGTGATGAAGGAGATCGATCCGCCCGCCGACGCGACCTCGTTCCGCGTCGACCTCCAGCCGACCGCGGGCGACTCCGTGCGCGTCCGGATCGTCGCGCCGGACGACCGGCCCGTCAAGCCAGTGAAGACGATCGGTCGGACTTCGAAGGGATCGTACGATCGCGACGACGTCGACGCCGCCGAGGCCGAGGTCCAGCATCTCCACCCGGGCGAAGAGCGTACCACGGCGTTCCGCAGCAAGGAAAGGAACCTCGGCAAGGTCGTCCGCGTGAAGAAAGGGGACGATGCCGCGGGCCCCGTGCCCGTTAACCTCGAGCCGCTCGCGAAATTGACCGGCGTAGTCGTCGACGAAGACGGAGCCACCGTCTCCGGGGCCAGGGTCCGCACGGACCTCCTCCCCTCCGGCGACTTCGCTTCCCGCCTGGAGGAGACGTCGACCGACGAGAAAGGCCGATTCGTCGTCCCCGACGTCCCGACCGGGTGCGAGTACGCCATGGTCGTCGAGTCCCCCGGCCCGAACAGGACGAGGAAGATTGCGATCCTCAAGAAAGCCGTCGTCAAGCCGGGCGAGACCACCGACGTCGGCGAAATCCGGTTCGGAAACCGAGACGCGCAAGCCGACCAAGCAGCGAAGCCCCCCGCAGCGGGCGCGCCGATCACCGGCCGGATCATCGACCTCGAAGGCCGTCCGGTCTCGGGTGTCGTGGCAAAGATTGAGAGCGTGAGCATTCCAAAGGGTGACGATTTAACGGCGTGGATCGAGGGGGTCAAGATCGGTTCGCCCCCATGGGTCGTCGCTGGCGTCATCGACTGGGATCGCAAAGCACCCGAGGTCAAGGGGCGCGAGGCGACGACCGACGCCGACGGCCGGTTCCGGTTCGACGGGCTCGGCGCGGAACGCGTCGTGGGGCTCTCCCTGCGAGGCGAGACGACCGCGTACACGTTGATCGACGTCGTCACGCGAAGAATAGCCCCGATCCCCGCCAAGGGCTTCGCGAACCAGTACGGCCACGGCGCCCAGACCGTCTACGGCGCGGATTTCACCTACTCGGCCGCCCCCAGCCGCCCCGTGGAAGGGGTCGTGAAGGACGCGAAGACCGGCGAGCCGCTCGCCGACGCGGGCGTCTGGAGCTACCGCTTCGCCGGCTCCGATTTTGTCGGGACCAAATCGCTGAAGACCCGGACCGACGCCACGGGGCGTTTCCGCCTGACCGGGATGCCGAAGGGGAAAGGCAACACGCTCCTCATCGTGCCGAACGACGAACAGCCTTACCTTATGCGGGAGTTCGAGCTTCCCGACCCGGCGGGATCGGAGCCGGTCAAGGCCGACGTCGCCGTGCATAAGGGCGTATGGATTGAAGGCAAGCTCACGGAGCAGGAGACCGGGAAGCCCATCCCCAACGCCTGGCTGCACTATCTGCCGTTCCTCTCCAACACATTCGCCCAGGCGACCCCGGAGTTCGGCAAGGACGGTAACACGGACGGCGTCGGCTATCAGGACCGCTACAAATCGAAGCCCGACGGCTCGTTCCGCCTCGTCGGCCTGCCAGGCCGAGCGATCGTCGGAGCCAAGGCGCTCCTCGACGACCGCGAGTTGCTGTACATGCAGGGGGCGGGCTCGGACAAAATCGCCGGGATGAAGCCG contains:
- a CDS encoding aldo/keto reductase, whose product is MASSHESIGPDPDRRAFLKAAAVAPAAGLVSGALAQDAPAKPEALPRRKLGKTGVELTMLEQGGIRGPTYERILRLAFANGIRTFDSAKAYGTEGTFGKWLEQSPEVRKQIFIVTKDTPREPGEMLKQVDERLATLKTDYIDLFFVHGLGDKHSTDEAVRFVKSKEFGEVADKLKKSGKIKFIGFSSHHQDRAAMMQAAAEAGIVDAIMLQYRPWIDKDSPLNKAIDACWKKGVGLISMKQVAGNHLGDKSAGNILDDVVKRVPVLKERKLTPYQGLLHAIWTDERITSACVSMRNTDQLRENADAARRFEPLKEAQIEQLRDAMLAAGPTLCADCDGRCSRAAGTPAALGDLTRFLTYYQQHGDRAIARDEYAKLSGEARDWSGADLEAARAACPGNLDFARLLPEVDRRLA
- a CDS encoding sigma-70 family RNA polymerase sigma factor, which translates into the protein MVDRHGPMVLGVCRGLLRNPHDADDAFQAAFLVLARKAGSLRSPDLVGPWLYGVAHRAARQIMTRNQRRKKHEESAAADAGRTVAAGGREAETAAPEDVEALHDEIGRLPEKYRTAVVLCDLQGLTHEEAARRLGRPVGTISARVSRARARLKGRLSRRGVPLSVFIPAATRVAVPAPLARSTILIATAGTVPPSIAAVSQGVVTSMLLTKLKTATLILFSTAIAAGGATLAARRGEPAPPIANQREAPDDAPAPAEPPEVPRETELITRSATNLRKIAQGIHAYVDAEKRFPPPAVLGADGSPLLSWRVAILPYIGEKALHAQFRLDEPWDGPHNKALLEKLPKVYAPVASSSSKAGATYYQAFHGKGAFFENPKGLPLGPDQNPYDAISDGTVNTLMVVEAGTTVPWTKPEDLKYTPGEPAPKLGGQFKDGFTAVTADGATRFVKRSIDPKILDAMITRNGGEIIDSAEMGEGITP
- a CDS encoding carboxypeptidase-like regulatory domain-containing protein, producing the protein MRSFAAASVFFLLATALSLAVASRPPAPLVDPSRGAAVPLPARDPTAVPETVAVVGRVVGPHGKPVKRAMLYMEGPSPKGGPTPSLSTTDADGRFHFEIPRIVLSEPRSTDRAESGPVVAAFAEGYGPAWTDDLKIGDPQGVTLQLTADDVPVTGRFVDLEGLPAAAVTIRAIQIDEAPEGGLPAWIAANGAAGDASRAFGFDSLTKPLQANLSRKIPMATTAPDGRFRLAGLGRERIVSLLVEGRGVETQVVHVMTRMGPAASIPNWNWRAGRIGPRAVVLHPAEFETALASSRPVEGVVTERASGRPLPGAVVRADVNSLDAYPTDFHLRFDWRGTYVRSTTDAQGRYRLTGLPSRKTVAVRVDPVDDRPLHPITRRFSNTPDAEPTRLDFALPPAVLVRGRVVDRSTGGPVAARIEYLPTFENPNIRTVPDRAEAEARSTDADGRFAVTVLAGPGVLTVTALGDRFLVADLVERSDARTAFPMVYGSASPSRCHGIAVIHASADVVEIVRDFELTPSPDAIVKVLDPEGRPLAGARAGGIPPADVAREGWWQSRAQAVFSVTGLNMNRIRVVWFRYEARRLIGTLAVRDSEPGPLVVRLQPWSAVSGRLVDAEGRSRPRVAMTCRRSSEYPVSWALGPIGATTDGSGRLSFEGLAPGHEYVLQEAAAKLPNPRLGGPLTLKPGEVRSLGDVSK
- a CDS encoding BlaI/MecI/CopY family transcriptional regulator, yielding MGGIQLGRMQFRIMQVLWDQGRASAREITDALNGSEAVAHSTVQTLLRQLEAKGAVGHEESGRTFVFFAMLKEDKVKRTAARDLLERVFGGNVGSLVAHLLKNEGLSRTELDELQQLIDQKRKD
- a CDS encoding carboxypeptidase regulatory-like domain-containing protein, which gives rise to MGYDLAIVTTPVAVFGLNWLVQSSVLLALGLAAGRLARGRGPALQSAVYRTTLAAVLVCPIASALLGAAGFDGFSLRLPAPEKPPPAPVISQPIVERVEEPPSPDIAFIPPSLVESPSPTADETEIDRVTAPAETEASEAVATPEVRWSWFTLANVAVIGLAAWGLGSLFLSLRLVVQQRRMRRLRACAAPADADAEALCRAVAARMDVAAPTVWRSPFLFSPCLDGLRRPAILLPDDVDENLHETFVHELAHLARRDGLWNLLRRLAAAVLWFQPLLWVLSRRLEATAEDVCDDYVVHFGADRARYAGLLLGFAGRALPPRSPSAVGMISLRSMLARRVVRILDTSRALSTRAGKKAILATLILGLASTTFAGLLGVGGQPPPPEAAEPAEAAPLEEEKSLAVDVPITGRIVDLEGRPVAGVVVKIGGVKIPKGDDLSAWIEGVKKGEPPWVVARLIDWDRKTPDVEGREAKTDADGRFRFDGLGMERVVGLSLRGETIAYTTLDVVSRKTGPIPAKGFANHNGARSETIYGADFIYTAAPGRAIEGVVKDAKTGKPLAGAGVWSDRFAGSDFVGIHSLKTTTDAHGRFRLNGFPRGKGNALHVVPNDDQPYFMREFDLPEPEGTDPIQVDVPVHKGIWIEGAITDRETGKPVPDAWLHYLPFLSNTFAQAAPEFGMGGGAHGAAHQDRYTSKADGSFRLVGLPGRAIVGAIEYQDKLVKLYMQGAGSESIAGMNKNGHFETYSNPVIAGKLWPTVMKEIDPPADATSFRVDLQPTAGDSVRVRIVAPDDRPVKPVKTIGRTSKGSYDRDDVDAAEAEVQHLHPGEERTTAFRSKERNLGKVVRVKKGDDAAGPVPVNLEPLAKLTGVVVDEDGATVSGARVRTDLLPSGDFASRLEETSTDEKGRFVVPDVPTGCEYAMVVESPGPNRTRKIAILKKAVVKPGETTDVGEIRFGNRDAQADQAAKPPAAGAPITGRIIDLEGRPVSGVVAKIESVSIPKGDDLTAWIEGVKIGSPPWVVAGVIDWDRKAPEVKGREATTDADGRFRFDGLGAERVVGLSLRGETTAYTLIDVVTRRIAPIPAKGFANQYGHGAQTVYGADFTYSAAPSRPVEGVVKDAKTGEPLADAGVWSYRFAGSDFVGTKSLKTRTDATGRFRLTGMPKGKGNTLLIVPNDEQPYLMREFELPDPAGSEPVKADVAVHKGVWIEGKLTEQETGKPIPNAWLHYLPFLSNTFAQATPEFGKDGNTDGVGYQDRYKSKPDGSFRLVGLPGRAIVGAKALLDDRELLYMQGAGSDKIAGMKPNGHFETYRNPVDPGKLWPTVMKEIDPPADAQTVHVDLQTTNGDSVKIRIVDSGGGPVSKLESQGRQSRGSYEAKPVETSDAEVAHLYPGEERTVMFRLKDRKLGKVVRVKKGNDAKGPVVVTLEPLATLIGRVVDADGVGVSGARVRPDLLPSGDFSARLAAVSTDEKGKFVVPDVPTGCDYGLAVDSLGAIKSMRFAFFEKAVVKPGETTDVGEIRFGKD